The genomic segment GCCAAAGCGGAAGGATATTTGGACAACCGAAAACGGCTGATTTCGTAATTCTTGTATTGCAATATACCCTAATGGGGTATAGTATAACAAGGTGGAAGGAGGTTCAAAATAATGAAAAAGACACTACTCATTCTCGGAGTTACTGCCACGCTCATGCTTAACGGTTGCGCGAGAGGCGCTAACGTGGAAGGCATGCAGGCCATGGACCATCAAGCGCACGCTCTTTCAACGGCCACGTTCGAGGGATTAAAGAAAGCATCCGCCCCTGCATTTCCTGTCGGAAGCAAGGTTACGATTCATTCGGATCACATGGAAGGGATGAACGGCGCCGAGGGTACGGTATCCGGGGCATTCGATACGACCCTTTACGCAGTAACTTACAAACCCGCAACGGGCGGCAAGACTGTCCATGATCACAAGTGGGTGATCCAGGAGGAGTTAAAAGATGCGGGCGAAGCGCGCTACGCGCCGGGCGACTCCGTCACGCTGAATGCGGACCATATGGAAGGCATGATGGGGGCCGCGGCCACAATCGATCTCGTCGTGAAAGGCACCGTCTATTCCGTAGACTACGATCCGACTACCGGCGGAGATACGGTTAAAAACCATCGATGGGTATCCGAAGACGAGTTGTCCGCCAGATAACCCGTCCCTGTTGTCATTTTAGTCCGAACGTTTTTCGTATCACGGAAAATAGCAAAGCGCCGAATGCGGCGGCCGCATTCAGCGCTTTGCAGTAACGCTATTTTACGATTGCTGGCATCCATTCGCAATGGATTCTACGATCAGGAGCGACCGCCCTTGCGGCCTGCCTCTTCGCGGCTCATGCCGTTCCGATCGTCGCTTTGGCTGCGGTTGTTGCTGCCGCCTCGGGCTTCGCCGCCCTTTTCGCCGATTTCTTGGTAAAATTCCTTGTCATGCGTCCTTGCTGTCGCTTCTCCACCCATACGTCCTGCTTCTTCGCGGCTCATCGTGTTGTTGTCGTCGTTGCGTGCCATTCAGAATCACTCCTTTGGGTTTGTCGGGCTTGCCTGCCCACGGTATATGTACCCGTACCCGATGAGTGTAAACGATAATGAGAGCTTTCTCAAAATAACAACGGCGATCGCTGTCGGTTAAACGAAAACGCTCCGCCTCAGCATTCGCGGGATTCGCGAACAACGAGACAGAGCGTGTTAGAAGTCTTAATGTAAAATTGCAATCGTACCGAAGACTTTCGTTGTCGACAACGTCAACCCAGTAGTCGGCGAAAAGCTTAATGCAGAGGACAGGGGTCGAACCCGTACGATGGTCACCCATCGCAGGATTAAGTCCTGAAACGGGCTTATTGGCTTATCCCTGTTCTTGTTTTGCTCCTCGACGGCTTCAAGCGCCAGGAGTCCCATTGTCATAGAAAACCACATGGCGTTTCGCCTTCTTAATACATGTCAAATTTCAAGCCTCCAATGCTAGATTAGTATCGATATCTAAGAATGGAGGACCATTTAAATGAAAAAATCGATCTATCGGCAGTTCACCATTGCAGCACTTGCGCTGATAATGGCATTCTCGAGCCTTCCTCTGGCCGCGAAACCGGCATCCGCCGCGCAAGCAGGACCACCGATGTTCCAGGATGATTTCGAAGGAACGAATGCTGCGGCTTGGACGATAGGCAGCGGCAGCTGGGTCACGGAGGAAGGCAATAACGAACCGTTGTTCTCGGACGACTTCGAAAATGGAAACGCTGCCAAATGGACAAACAACGGCGGCTCCTGGTCTGCGGTTCAGAACGGCACATCTATCTCGTACAGGCAAAGCGCCGGAGGAGCCTCCGAGTTGATCGCAGGGGACTCTTCATGGACGAATTACGTATACGAGGCGGACGTCAAGCTAGTAAACGGCGCTGGGGCGATGATGGATTTCCGCTATCAAGACAGCCTGCATTTTTACTATTTGTACATGAGCGAGACCTACATCAGACTCATGAAGCAGAACGGAAGCGCTCAAGACTGGATTTCAGCCTACGACGGCCCGTCGCTTCAGACGTCGGCAACCGTTGGGATTAAAGTCGAGGCTATCGGCAATCAATTCAAGATATACCGTGACGGAGAGCTTGTTCTCTCGACCGCGGACAACTCTGATCCATACCTATCGGGAAAAATCGGACTAGCCACATGGGCGACCTCGGTGGAATACGATAACGTATCGGTGTTGGATACGACGGCCAACCATGTATTCGTTCAATCCGACGACAACGGCGGTGAAGCCGTCTCGGGAGAACTCTCTTGGTCTAACTATTCCGTTCAGACGCGCCTCGCGCTCTCGTCGCTCAGCTCTGACGGTTCGGCGGGCATCCGCCTGCGACAACAAGATTCCGGCGACGGATATGACATGCGCTATTTATCCGACAGCGACGGCGGTAAGCTGCAGATCTTGAAGATAATAAACGGAGAAGAGACGATTGTCGCGGAAGCTCCGTTCTCCATGCAAACGGGGCGGTCCTATGTTTGGAAAGGCGTCGCGGCCGGCAAATATCTTGACCTTTACATCGATGGAAATAAATATCTTTCCGTGGTGGATTCGACCTATACCACCGGTAAAATCGCTTTAATGCTATTGAACGCAACGGCAAGCTACGACAATGTGATCGTTGAGCAAGTGTCCGTACCGATTATCTCCGACGGCAATACGACGTTCTACGTCAGCTCCAGCTTGGGCGACGACAACAACGATGGATTAAGCGAAGCGACTGCCTGGAGGACGCTGGAGAAGGCAAACGAAGCCGAGTTCCATGCCGGAGACAACCTCCTGTTAAAGTCGGGAGATCGTTGGAACGAACCGCTTATTCTGCAAGGCTCGGGCACGGCTGAATATCCGATTAAGGTTAGCTCTTATGGCACGGGAGATAAACCTGTAATCGCCTGGAATGCCCCTCATGGAGGAAGTGTCCTATCAGGACGCAACTTAAGCAACTGGGTGATTCAAGGATTGGCCTTGCAGATTATCCCCTCCTCGACCCAATCGTGGAGCAATATCACGGCGGGCATTCAACTCTATTACGATAACTCGAACGGTCACGGGAACGTACTTATCGACGGGAATGATGTGTACAGCTCTACCTATGACAGCAACACGAACGGCATCGTCATCTCGGCCTCTGTTCCGGGAACGGACAACAAGGAAGTAGCAAGAGACCTAACGATCTCCAATAACACGGTTCATGATATTGGCTGGTACGCGATAACGACGACAGGCTGGGATACGGAGAAGAACGAAGAATTGCGTTCGCAGCTTATGTACGGCAATGTCAAAGTTTCCGGAAACGAAGTGTACAACACGGCCAGCCAAGGTATCGTCGTGCAGAATGCGCACAACTCGGTCATCGAACGGAACGTCGTACACGACGGAGGACTCGGCACGGATACTTGGGGACCGGGAGGATTATGGTTTATCGCCTCTCGGGATTCGGTCATCAAGTTCAATGAAATTTATAACATGAAAGACGCCAATTCCGGATTTGACGGAGCTGGCCTTAACATAGATTGGTATTGCGACAACATCACCGTGCAATACAACTATTCGCACGATAATAAAGGCAACGGCATCACGACCATGAGCAATTACGGCACCAAAATCATCAACAACAAAGTCAAAGGCAACAAAGCGCAGCAATCGAACGGGAACGGCCAGATTGCCCTCGGCAACTTCACGGGAAGACCGGATCTCTCTTCCGGCCTGCACAACGTAGAAGTCGCGAGCAACACGATTCTCGTGGACGTCGACGGTACTTCGGCGATCAACAGCGCATCCAATCCCTACGGGACTTGGACAGGAATAACGATTCATAACAACAACGTTGTTATCGGACAAGGAATGCCGGATAACGAAGTGTTCAGCATCGCGCCGAATACGAGCATAAGCGCTATTGACGGGAACCGGATATACAGCGATTCTGCCGCATTCCGCTCGATCCTGCACGGGACAGAATATACCGACTTAGCCTTATGGCAAGCGGGTACGGGATACGATCTGAATAGCCAAGTGCTTCCGCAGGACCAAACCGCTCCTTCTTCCGTCAGCAACGTAGCCGCAGTAGCGGACGGATATGTGCAGCTTACTTGGGAGCTCGCGGAGGATCAAGGTTCAGGGATCGCACACTATAATATTTATAGAAGCGTGACGCCTCAGTTCGAACTGACTTACGCCAACATGGTAGGCGAATCTGCATCCGCTTCATTCGAGGATCGGGAGGATGTGCAAACGAACACAACTTATTATTATCGGGTAGAAGCGGAAGACCGGAACGGCAACGTCGGCGTCGCATCGGATACGGTTGGCATTACGACCGGGGCGACCGTCCTCACGCCCGAACAGCCGAAGTTGGTCGACTTCATGGCTCCTCGCGATCAAGATATCATCAGCTTAGCCAGCTTGATCGCGAAGCCTTACCTGTCGGGCATCCCGAATGTTCGCAGCGTTCAATTGTTCGTAGACGATCGACTGGCGCAAGAATCGGACTCGTTCCCTTACTCCTTCCTCCTTGAGGGATTAAAGAACGGCAAGCATCGGTTGCAGTACAAAGTGCATGATACGAACGGCGGAGTCATTGAGTCGGCACCGATTACTATTGACAAGCAAGTCGTCGCCCTCCGAAGTCTCTACGCGACAACGGCTCCGATCATTGACGGCGATCTATCGGATTGGGAAACCGCGGATTTCCGCATAGATCAACTCTCACAGGTTAATAACATCGACAGCGCGTTCTCCGATAACTGGACGCCTCAGAAGCTAAAAGCCGCAGGGAATACTCGCTGGGACGATACGAATTTATACGTGGCTGTTTCGGTAACCGAAGATGAGCACCATCTGTCCATTACGAACGCTGCCGATCTGTGGAAAGGCTCCAGCATTCAGATCGCGATCGATCCCGACCGGGGCAGCGCCCCTGGAAGCAAGGGCTATACCGAGTTCGCGTTCGGGCTAACGGACGACGGAAGCGCACTCGCCTATCGCTACCATGCGATCGGCGGCAAAGTTGCCGGAGCTTACTCTTCGGGGCAACTCTCGATCGTGCGCAACGAGTCGACCAAACTTACCGACTATGAAATCGCCATCCCTTGGAGCGAGATCATTCCTTCCGGCACTCCGATCGGAGACGGTTCTTCGCTCGGCATCTCCGTGCTGGCCAATTATAGCGACGGCACCCATGTGAATCCGGCTTCCGGCGACGCGCGCAACGGGTGGATCGAATATAATAGCGGAATCGGTGCTGGGAAGGCCCCCGGATTGTTCGGCTATTTATTACTCGGCCACCAGCTTCTTACGGCTCCTGCGATCGGCGGAACCGCGATGCCGGGAGGCAAAGTATCCTTGATATGGCCCGAAGTCGCCGGCGCAACCGGGTATACGCTGAAATACGGCACGGCCAGCGGCACTTACACCCATACACTCGAACTCGGCAACTCGACAGCCTCCGAGATTGAAGGACTGTCCATCGGAACGACCTATTTCTTCGCGGTCGAGGCTTACGATGCATACGGAGTCAGCGAACTCTCCAATGAGCTGCGTCTTACGCTTCATGCCGACGACATTACGATTCCGTCCGGAAACCCAGGGAGCACTGACCATTCCGATCCGACGGTTGCCGTCATTCCGGTGTCCACGATCGGAGATACTCCCCTTACTCTCGAAATCGGACAAGCGACGATCACCTTGTCGCCGTCCTTGCTGAAGGCGTGGATCGGACAATCGGATCAGTTGGAAGGAGCGACCATCGAAGTAAGAGCCGTACCCGTAACCGATTCTAAGAAGGCAAGCATCCCCACTTCCGATGGCCGAGCCATGCTCCGAGCCGCAAGTCAAATGATCGATATCCGTGTTAGCCTATTCACCTCCGAGGGAAAGCAAGCTGCTGTTGAACCCTACAAGGGCGGACTCTCTCTCTCGCTCTCGTACGATATAGATGCGAACGATGAGCTGCTCGGCATCTATGGGTACGACGAAGCCGCGAAACAGTGGGAATACATCGGCGGCGATATCGATCCGTCGCAGCATCGAATTACCGTCGATTTGCCGTATCTCGGTCTATACTCCGTCATTGAGTACAAGTTGACCTTCGAGGACGTCTCTTCGGGTCATTGGGCCGCACGTGCGTTGCAAGCGCTAGCCGCCAAGCATATCGTGAAAGGCGTGACCGATGCGAGATTCAATCCGTCAAGCGTTACGACCCGTGCCGAATTCGTCACGCTTCTCGTCCGCGCGCTGCATCTGCAAGCAACCAATGCGGATACCGTTTTCACCGATGTAAGATCGGATGCCTGGTACGCGGACGCCATCGCGGCAGCCGTGGAAGCCGGCATCGTGTTAGGCAAGGCTGATAATCGATTCGCCCCGCAAGAGCCGATCACCCGCATGGAGATGGCGGCCATGATCGTACGCGCGATCGGCCTCCCGACGACAAATGGCGAAGCCAAATACGCTGACGTTAACGACATCCCGCAATGTTCAATTCCATTTGTCGTCGCCGTATCGGAAGCCAAGCTCATGCAAGGCAAGGGAGACAACCGGTTCGCGCCGGGGCACGAAGCCACTCGTGCAGAGGCTGCTCAACTCCTCTACAACTTGTTGAACGACCATCGCAAATAAACAAAAACCTTCTCCAACCTCTTATGGTTGGAGAAGGTTTTTCTATTTTTAGGAAGTCGACTATTCTTTGATAACCCCGCAAGCCTTCAGCCAATTCATAGCCATGAACCAGTTGCCGGTCGAGTTCATGTGCACCTGATCGACGGTAAGCGTTCTCCTCCGTTGCTCTCGCAGGTAAGACGTGAATAATCGATTCTGCGGTACGAGTATCGCCCCGAACTGTTGCGCGACTTCCCTGATCGCTTGATTATAAGGCAGTAAACGCTCGTTTTTGCCATCGTCCGGATCCTCCGAGATAATCGTCGTCTCCATCAAGATGAACGATGCGTCCGTCCGTTTCTTCGTCTCCTCTAGCAGTTCGCAATACGTGTCCCGATACTTCGTTAAGCCGACTTCCTTCCATTCGTCGTTAATGCCGATCGATATCGTTAACCAATCGGGCTTCAACGCGATCACATCCTCTTGCCAGCGTGCATGCAGATCAAGTATCGTTTCCCCGCTTACGCCCCTGTTCTCGATCTGTAAGAAAACCGCCGGATGAGCGATCGAGAGATAATCCCTCGCCATCCGAACATACCCTCCTCCGAGCCCGTCGGGATCGTCCTTCCGTCCGCTATCCGTAATGCTGTCTCCGATAAATAAGAGCTTCTGTCCATCCTGAAAGTTCATCTGTATATCCTCCTCCTATGTCAAAAGTAAGGGACTATCCGCAGAATCTTGCGTCTGGAATAGTCCCTCGATAACGATACTCGTTGGCGTTCGATTAACGCCCTTCCGCTACGGCTTCTTTATTCGTTTCTTCGATCACCTTCGTGCCGCCTTTAGACAACCAAGCATCCTTGAATTTCACGAAATCCACATTGACGTCCTTGGATTCAACAATGAGCTTGATGATTTCTTCGTTAACGTAGTCATTCAACTGATTAGGAATGCTTGGATCCAACGCATCCTCGCTAATATTCAAGTAAGCCAACGGATTAGGTACGGCATAATCGCCTGTGGATTTAGACAAGGCCACGATGTCTTCCTTATTCGGCGTACTGTCGGGTAAATAATCCGTGTTCCAAGAAACGAGCGCCTTCAGGCTGAATGCCTTGTCCTTGGACTTCTCTTCATCCGACAGCAAAGGAACGATCTTGTCTCCTTCTTTCTTGTAATGCACGCCTTCGACGCCGTTGAGCATCAGATTCTGGCCTTCATCGGAGAGCAAGTAATCGAGAAGCTCCAGCGCTTTCTTTTGTTTCTCTTCGGAGATGCCGGCATTGATAGATGTTTCGCACCAGAAGTTATTGAAGCCGTCCATCCGTTGAATGCCCGATTTCCCCTTTAACGTGCCGACCCAGGTGAAAATGGATTTCGGATCCGCATCCGGACTTGCCTTTAAAAATTTATTGTAGATATCGTTGTAGAACGTTGCATTGGCATTGTGAATGATCATGCCGACTTTGCCCGTCACGAATTTCTCGATTTTCTTGTCATCCGTATTCAGCATGAATTCGGGATCGAGGATCTTCTCATTATACATTCCATTCAAGAACGTTACGGCATCCTTCGTTTCATCGGATATGACTTCCGGTGTCCATTGTCCTTCTTCCTTCTCCCAACGCTCCGTGCTCGTGTCGAACGCATTAAAGATCGGGTATTGCCACCATACGCCGCCGGAGCTGGACGTATAACCGTAAGTATCCTTCTTGCCGTTGCCGTCCGGATCGTTCTCTGAGAATGCCTTGGCGACGGCGTAAAATTCATCAATCGTCGTCGGCACTTGAAGGTTTAGCTTGTCCAGCCAATCTTTGCGAATCAGGATGTTATGCCCGCTGACCGCATCTTTGCCGCTGCCCGCTTCGTTATAAATCGGCAGTGAGTATTGCTTATTTCCCGTCGTCTTGGCCAATACTTCGAAGTTGGCTAACGAATTCTTGATATTCGGATATTGGTCGGCATAATCGGATATCGGAAGCACCATGCCTTCTTTAATCCACTGGCGGTATTGAACCGGACGGTCGATCCCATAGGAGACAAAGACGTCGGGCATTTCCCCGGAGGCAATCATGACGTTCAGTTTCTCTTCCCAGTCGTTCCAAGAAGCCGTAATCGGCTTGATTCGAATGTTCAGCTTCTCCTGAAGCTGCTTGTAAATAACCGAATCCGGCGCGTCCGCCCCCTCGAACATCCAACTGAACACGCTCAGTTCGACCGGCTCCGCCGACTCGCTTGGCGCGTTCACCGCGCTGCCGCTTGCCGTCGCGGCGCTTGGCGCCGATGAGGCCGCACCGTTGTTGTTGTTGCCGCAACCCGAGAGAACGCTTCCAAGCGCGAATGCAGCCATTACTGCGAATACGAGTTTGTTTCTTCTGTTAAACATGCGTACCAACTCCCCTAGTTATAATTAGATTACGGATTTCCAGTGAAAGGTTCAACTCTTGATCGAACCGATCATCACCCCTTTCACGAAGTGCTTCTGGATGAAGGGATACACGACAATAATCGGAACGACGGATACGATGACGACCGCGTTCTTGATCGTGTCGCCGAGCATGAATTCCTCGCTGACGAAGCTGCCTCCGCGGGTGAGCTCCATATTGTTGTTGATAAGGATATCCCTCAATACCATCGCTAAAGGCCAAATCTCCTTATCGTTCAGGAACAGCATCGGAGTATACCAGTTATTCCATTGTCCTACCGCAATGAACAAGGCGATCGTCGCCAGAGCGGGGACAGACAACGGCAGAATGATTCGAAAGAATATTTTCATATATCCTGCGCCGTCCATCTTCGCCGATTCCTCCAGTTCGATCGGAATGTTCTGGAAGAACGTCTTCAGGACGATCATGTTATACGTGCTGATCGCCGCGGGGATAATCATTACCGCAAGACTATTCACCAATCCCAGATTCTTGATCAGCAGGTAATAAGGAATCAATCCTCCGCCGAAAAACATGGTGAAGATGATAAACAGGAAAATCGCGGACCTGCCGGGAAGATCGTGTTTGATCAGCGGATAAGCCGTGATCGCCGTAACGAATAGTTGGTACAAGGTTCCCGCGACCGTCACAAACAAGGAGACAAGAAGGGATCTCATGATCGTATCCTTGGAGAATACGAATTCGTAAGCCTCGAAAGATATTCTCCTAGGGAACAAATGCAAGGTGGATCGAATCGATTCCTCGTAAGGCATGATCGAACCTACCAGCACGTGCCAGAAGGGATACAGCGTAATCAGCACCATGAATACGAGAAACAGGATGTTCAAAGAATCGAATATTTTCCCGGATAGGCTTGTCGACTTTACGATGGTTGCTCACCGCCTTTAATAAATTCCTTGTCCGCTCATTTTCTTGGAGGCGCTATTTACGACGATAAGCAGGACGAAATTGATGACATTCAGAAACAGACCGATTGCCGTTGCCATGCTGTATTTCCCTTGGGTCAATCCGATCCGGTACACGTAAGTGTCGATGACATCGCCGCTTTCGTATACCATCGTGTTATACAGGTTGAATACTTGGTCGAACCCGCCGGTCATCATACTTCCAAAGTTCAATATAAGAAGAATAGAGATAATAGGAAGCAAGCTCGGCAGTGTAATATGAACGATTTGTTTGAACCGGTTCGCCCCGTCCACGGTAGCCGCTTCGTACAGATCCGGATTAACGCCCGATAAAGCGGCCAAAAAAATGATCGTACCCCAGCCGATTTCTTTCCATATGCCGGAGAGAACGAGAAGGGGACGGAACATGCCGTTGCTCGTCAGGAAGTTGACGCTGTCTCCCCCGAAAGCCGTAATGACTTTATTAACCAGCCCTTCATTGGAGAGCAGCGAGAAAATAATGCCCGAGATGGTAACCCAGGAGATGAAGTGCGGCAAGTACACGATCGTTTGGATCGAACGTTTGAACCATTTAAGGCGCACCTCATTTAATAAGATGGCTAGGAAGATCGGAGCCGGAAATCCGAATACGAGTCGCAGCAGGTTGATCTCGATCGTATTGCGGAACACTTGCCAGAACTTATCGGTCTTGAACAACTGCTCGAAATGATCGAACCCGACCCACGGGCTTCCCAGAATCCCTTTCGTGATCCAGAAATCTTTGAAAGCGATCGACGCACCGTACATCGGAATGTAATTAAATACGAATAAGAACACGATTGCCGGCAGCAGCATGACGTATAGCATTTTGTATTTCATCATTCGCTTCGTCATGTCGGCGGTCACCTGTCTTCTTCGGCGAATCCGATATTATCGCGCAAAGTAACGCTTCGACTCGTATTCGGTTCGATGTAGATATGACTCTCCATCGTCGGAATGATCGATAGCCTTCGGTTATTCTCGATGTAGACGTCGTTGCAATGACTAGCCATCAGACTGCCACGATAATATTCGCGGTTCGCGACGCAATTCTCATCTCCGTCTTGCGCCGTCTTCAACGGCCCGGCATTCGGGTTCACCAACGCATTATTCCGAAGGAATACGCGCTCGCAGGAAGACACGTAAATCGCTTGCTGCGGACAATTCACGATCGTGTTGTTCTCGATCCGGATATCCTGGAAGATAGGATAGTCCGTTCTGCCTTGGTCCAGATACACCCCCATATAGATGACGGCCATGTTCCAATGGTTCACGTCGCTGCTCTCGATCCAATTATCGCGAATCACTAGATTGCGTACGCCGAAACCTTCCGCCCAGCGCTCTTCCGCGCCGCATTCGATTTGTATAGCGGACCCCTGATTCCTATAGAAACGGTTATTTTCCACTAGACCCTCGCCGGCATGGAGCAGGATGCCTCTGGCCCGATTCTGATGGAAGAAATTATGGCGCACGACGTAGTGTCCGGAATCGTATCTTCGATTAAAAAGAATGGATCGGTCGTTAAGCTCGGCGGGAAGCTCGCTTGCGAATTCAAGCACGCATTGCTCTCGCCCTTCGTCCCAGCTTACGGCGGCAACATTCGCCGCAATTCCGGCCGGCGACAAATCCGCATGGCGGAACTCGACCGAATCCCCCGGGCCGAACGGATTGCGCCACCTTTGCACGCGGCTTAACCTTATCGTCTTGGCATCGATTCTCCGGAACCCTTGAACGGAATTGTCATGAATATTCAAGCAATCGTCGCCGTTGTAGCTGAAATCGCAACTATCGATGATAAAGTAGCCTTGCGAATTGCTAATGTGGCATCCGTCTGCCGTTGCGGTAATGCAGCGGGTCGTTCCGGGTCGCTTCACGATCCTGCATCGCTCCAACTTCCAATGATGCTGGTCCCCTGTCGATATGAACGCATGGCCCGGAGCGGAATATATCGTCACGTTCGATAGGGTCAAGTGCGCGTTGCCGTGCAGCTCTATCGCATTCGTGTCGTATACGTAGTGACGCACAATATAGGCTTGATCTTGCTTCAGGAAGCGGTACGATTCGGGCCTCGGGAGCTCGACGCGTAAGACGTTGCCTCCCATGGCGCTCGCCTTGCCCAGATGGATCCCGTTAAACTCGTGCCCCAGTTCGCAGCCCGGTGTGAGCGTAGCCGGGTTCATAGGGTTAAATGTACGAAGAGGGAACTCCTCGGGAACCGTATCGTATTCGGGAAAGACAAGGTCAAATGACGTCCCGTCTTCGGCAACTCCCCGAACGAGCCCAATGCTTGCGAGTTGCTTAACCTCCCAATCCCAGTCGACTGCAAAATGGCGGAATTCGACCCGCTCGCAGTTCCGAATATCGACAAACGCCTTCAAGGTAGAAAAGATAAATTCGGAGTCTCCTCCATCGAAGCGAAAATCGCTTAGGCCATCGAAAGTCGGATGATTTCCATCGCGGAAATAGTACACCCCTTTAGGCACGGTTAGTTCCGAGATTCCTTCGCTCTTACAATATTCGATTGCACGCTGGAATGCCGCTCCGTTGCAACGCTTCCCCCCGGCTCTAGCCCCGAATTCCGTCACGCTGACTTTCTTGTATTCCTTCCAGGAAGGACTCGTAATTTCGATGTCCATGCTATCTCTCCTTCTATAACGCCGCGTTAACCTAATGGCTACTATTATTGTGCCACAGCGTGTTTCGGGGTCACATGTGCTCAG from the Cohnella hashimotonis genome contains:
- a CDS encoding right-handed parallel beta-helix repeat-containing protein; amino-acid sequence: MDIEITSPSWKEYKKVSVTEFGARAGGKRCNGAAFQRAIEYCKSEGISELTVPKGVYYFRDGNHPTFDGLSDFRFDGGDSEFIFSTLKAFVDIRNCERVEFRHFAVDWDWEVKQLASIGLVRGVAEDGTSFDLVFPEYDTVPEEFPLRTFNPMNPATLTPGCELGHEFNGIHLGKASAMGGNVLRVELPRPESYRFLKQDQAYIVRHYVYDTNAIELHGNAHLTLSNVTIYSAPGHAFISTGDQHHWKLERCRIVKRPGTTRCITATADGCHISNSQGYFIIDSCDFSYNGDDCLNIHDNSVQGFRRIDAKTIRLSRVQRWRNPFGPGDSVEFRHADLSPAGIAANVAAVSWDEGREQCVLEFASELPAELNDRSILFNRRYDSGHYVVRHNFFHQNRARGILLHAGEGLVENNRFYRNQGSAIQIECGAEERWAEGFGVRNLVIRDNWIESSDVNHWNMAVIYMGVYLDQGRTDYPIFQDIRIENNTIVNCPQQAIYVSSCERVFLRNNALVNPNAGPLKTAQDGDENCVANREYYRGSLMASHCNDVYIENNRRLSIIPTMESHIYIEPNTSRSVTLRDNIGFAEEDR
- a CDS encoding ABC transporter permease, yielding MTKRMMKYKMLYVMLLPAIVFLFVFNYIPMYGASIAFKDFWITKGILGSPWVGFDHFEQLFKTDKFWQVFRNTIEINLLRLVFGFPAPIFLAILLNEVRLKWFKRSIQTIVYLPHFISWVTISGIIFSLLSNEGLVNKVITAFGGDSVNFLTSNGMFRPLLVLSGIWKEIGWGTIIFLAALSGVNPDLYEAATVDGANRFKQIVHITLPSLLPIISILLILNFGSMMTGGFDQVFNLYNTMVYESGDVIDTYVYRIGLTQGKYSMATAIGLFLNVINFVLLIVVNSASKKMSGQGIY